One Roseimaritima multifibrata DNA window includes the following coding sequences:
- the trkA gene encoding Trk system potassium transporter TrkA, producing the protein MHVMILGAGTVGTWVADILCRQGHSVTVVDQNAENVRRINAELDVRAVQGNASQSTVLFQCGVAASDICLALTGEDEVNIVAASMAKALGARRTVARVYAPAFRDLSTFDYQRHFGIDRLLSLEQLSATELARTIRNPGAIPLENFARGQLVVYEIEVAASAPAVGTKLSDLKLPSGVRVGSISRENRMWIASAGDEPRAGDQISLIGMPGDVADAHDLFDREKRFPRKQVIMIAGGGETGYHLAQSLGEHHFHVILLEKDAERCDYLSTQLKNITVLHASANRRMILEDEGAGKADWFVACTGNDENNIMACVEARELGAKHVLSVVGRADYANVVEKLGIDLAVSERDVAARQILGHLHEGSVISHSKLPNGSIGVYELEILENSEVSGKPLCDLPLSGNCLVAAIDRDGFVKVPKASDQLIPGDIVVALIDETVSQETLKLFQA; encoded by the coding sequence ATGCACGTCATGATTCTGGGTGCTGGCACCGTCGGAACCTGGGTTGCCGACATCCTCTGCCGGCAGGGACACAGCGTAACGGTTGTCGACCAAAATGCAGAAAACGTTCGTCGTATCAACGCCGAACTGGATGTACGTGCCGTCCAAGGAAATGCGTCGCAAAGCACCGTCTTGTTTCAATGCGGCGTGGCGGCTTCGGACATCTGCTTAGCTTTGACCGGAGAGGACGAAGTCAATATCGTCGCGGCCAGCATGGCAAAGGCTTTAGGAGCCCGCCGGACGGTCGCACGAGTCTACGCCCCGGCATTCCGAGACCTCAGCACGTTCGATTACCAACGTCACTTCGGAATCGACCGCTTGCTTAGCCTGGAGCAGTTGTCGGCGACCGAACTGGCTAGAACGATTCGTAATCCAGGAGCCATTCCCCTGGAAAACTTCGCCCGTGGGCAACTGGTCGTTTACGAAATCGAAGTCGCCGCATCCGCCCCGGCCGTCGGCACAAAACTGAGCGACCTTAAACTTCCCAGCGGAGTTCGCGTCGGATCGATTTCACGAGAAAACCGGATGTGGATCGCCAGTGCAGGGGACGAACCTCGCGCGGGTGACCAGATCAGCCTGATCGGCATGCCAGGCGACGTTGCCGATGCCCACGACCTGTTCGATCGAGAGAAACGTTTTCCGCGCAAGCAAGTGATCATGATCGCCGGCGGAGGCGAAACAGGATACCACTTGGCCCAATCTCTGGGCGAACATCACTTCCACGTGATCCTGCTAGAAAAAGACGCCGAGCGCTGCGACTACCTCAGCACTCAATTGAAAAACATCACCGTCCTTCACGCGAGTGCAAATCGTCGCATGATTCTGGAGGACGAAGGAGCCGGTAAAGCCGATTGGTTTGTCGCGTGCACCGGCAACGACGAAAACAACATCATGGCCTGCGTCGAAGCTCGAGAATTAGGGGCCAAGCATGTCCTCTCGGTCGTCGGACGTGCGGACTACGCAAACGTGGTGGAAAAACTGGGGATCGACCTCGCGGTCAGTGAACGCGACGTCGCCGCCCGGCAGATCCTCGGCCACCTGCACGAAGGATCCGTGATCAGCCACAGCAAATTGCCCAACGGGTCGATTGGCGTCTACGAGCTAGAAATTCTGGAAAACTCCGAGGTCAGCGGGAAACCACTCTGCGATCTTCCTCTTTCGGGCAACTGCTTGGTCGCAGCGATTGACCGAGACGGTTTTGTCAAAGTCCCCAAAGCGTCCGACCAACTGATCCCCGGCGATATCGTGGTCGCGTTGATCGACGAAACGGTCTCCCAGGAAACGCTCAAGCTGTTCCAGGCGTAG
- a CDS encoding DUF6677 family protein — MSQTDPSKIEVDGIPIDLRNPAVAGILAWLFPGAGHFYQKRYAKGVLYMACILTTYVVGFIVGGAHVVYASWIPGDKRWHYVCQLGAGAIAMPALIEGYRMKNATQQFGDGVRSPLSYATDPDWKPLFGGLMAPPRRPVMEQSADEVSAWYARQGAGYEMGTWYTMIAGILNILVIYDACSGPLSTPISGRKKKAAKDEDETPSPNSTEKSS; from the coding sequence ATGTCGCAAACCGATCCGAGCAAGATAGAGGTTGACGGAATTCCGATCGACCTCCGCAATCCTGCTGTTGCGGGCATCCTGGCTTGGCTATTCCCAGGGGCAGGGCACTTTTATCAAAAACGCTATGCAAAAGGCGTCCTCTACATGGCCTGCATCCTGACCACCTACGTGGTCGGGTTTATCGTCGGTGGAGCCCACGTGGTTTACGCATCATGGATTCCTGGCGACAAACGCTGGCATTACGTTTGCCAACTGGGCGCCGGTGCGATTGCGATGCCCGCCCTGATCGAGGGCTACCGGATGAAAAACGCCACCCAACAGTTTGGCGACGGCGTACGAAGCCCGCTCAGTTACGCCACCGACCCTGACTGGAAACCTCTGTTTGGAGGATTGATGGCCCCCCCACGCCGCCCGGTTATGGAACAATCGGCTGACGAAGTGTCCGCATGGTACGCACGCCAAGGGGCAGGCTACGAAATGGGGACTTGGTACACAATGATCGCGGGGATCTTAAATATCCTGGTGATCTACGATGCCTGTTCCGGCCCGCTATCGACCCCGATCAGCGGCCGCAAGAAAAAAGCCGCGAAGGACGAAGACGAGACCCCAAGCCCTAATTCAACGGAGAAGTCCTCATGA
- a CDS encoding multidrug effflux MFS transporter, protein MPAKRSDLFIISLLGALSVVSPFAIDVYLPAFPELAAEFGVPSTTIALTLSSYFTGLALGQIIYGPLLDRFGRKKPLTFGLSLFVIASLGCAFAPNINALIGLRFIQGLGGCVAQVASIAMVRDFFPRNQAARVLSRLFLFIAVSPLLAPTIGSLIIQFAGWQSAFYALALIVAGILALVLTLLPEGHTPDPDIVLRPGPIFAEYWSIFRHPRFSTYAGAGAFSFAGLFTYVAGSPILFMDGFGVGGTTYSLIFAFLAAGFIGASQVNVLLLRRYSSEQLFRWFLTAQVAFALLFLAGSLAGILGLAGTLAMMLGFLGCIGITNPNAAALAIGPFSKNAGSASALLGFFQLGAGAIISTGISAASPEDQLPIIAIFGATSAIGLVILLQGQKRAFACPVEEEPSEVAEPGQDRLMPVETR, encoded by the coding sequence TTGCCCGCCAAACGATCCGATCTGTTTATTATTTCGCTGCTTGGGGCCTTAAGTGTCGTCAGTCCGTTTGCAATTGATGTCTACCTGCCCGCGTTTCCCGAACTTGCAGCCGAATTTGGCGTCCCCAGCACCACCATCGCGCTGACTCTATCCAGTTACTTCACGGGGTTGGCACTTGGGCAGATCATCTACGGACCTTTGCTTGACCGATTCGGACGCAAGAAGCCGCTGACGTTTGGGTTAAGCCTGTTTGTGATCGCCTCGTTAGGCTGTGCGTTTGCCCCCAACATCAACGCATTGATTGGGCTGCGTTTCATCCAAGGCTTGGGGGGATGTGTCGCTCAGGTAGCTTCGATCGCAATGGTGCGTGACTTCTTCCCACGCAATCAAGCGGCTCGCGTGTTGTCCCGCCTATTTCTGTTCATCGCGGTTTCCCCGCTGCTGGCTCCGACAATCGGCAGCCTAATCATTCAGTTTGCAGGCTGGCAATCGGCGTTTTATGCGTTGGCGTTAATCGTCGCAGGCATTTTGGCTTTGGTTTTGACACTCCTTCCCGAGGGGCACACGCCCGACCCTGACATTGTGCTTAGGCCCGGACCGATCTTTGCCGAATATTGGTCGATTTTTCGGCACCCACGATTTTCTACCTATGCCGGAGCCGGTGCATTTTCGTTCGCTGGCTTGTTCACGTATGTGGCGGGGTCCCCCATTTTATTTATGGACGGGTTCGGCGTCGGAGGCACCACCTACAGTTTGATCTTTGCGTTTCTGGCAGCAGGATTTATCGGGGCCAGCCAAGTGAACGTGCTTCTCCTTCGCCGCTACTCCAGCGAACAACTGTTCCGTTGGTTCCTCACGGCCCAAGTCGCATTTGCCCTGTTGTTTCTGGCGGGGAGTCTTGCGGGAATCCTGGGACTGGCGGGAACCCTGGCTATGATGCTTGGGTTCTTGGGCTGCATTGGGATCACCAACCCGAATGCTGCGGCATTGGCGATTGGCCCGTTCAGCAAGAACGCCGGTAGTGCCTCGGCCCTGCTGGGCTTTTTTCAGCTGGGGGCCGGAGCGATCATTTCGACCGGGATCAGTGCTGCGTCACCGGAAGACCAATTGCCAATCATCGCGATTTTCGGAGCCACTTCTGCGATAGGGCTGGTCATCCTGCTGCAAGGTCAAAAGCGAGCGTTTGCCTGTCCGGTCGAAGAAGAGCCCAGCGAAGTGGCAGAACCAGGCCAAGATCGCCTGATGCCGGTCGAAACACGATAG
- a CDS encoding dihydrodipicolinate synthase family protein codes for MSQFKLSNLIAATYTPLNADGRLNLQQVGPLVEHLLGSGVTGLYVCGSTGEGMSLSCEDRRSVTDAFVTAAAGRVPVIVQVGHNSLDDAKQLAAHAQQVGADAISATCPSYFKVGTVGGLVDSMAEVASGAPELPFYYYHIPMLTGSKIDMVPFLTEGVARIPNLVGLKYTDTALHEFQECFELQDGRFDVVWGCDEMLLGALATGAQAAIGSTYNIAAPLYARLIEAFEKGDLQEARRLQGLSIQMIRTINLYPFHPAMKAVLKMKGIDVGGCRLPQGKLTAEEAKSLQSKLQSIGFFDWS; via the coding sequence ATGTCGCAGTTCAAGCTGAGTAACCTTATTGCCGCAACCTATACCCCGCTGAATGCGGATGGTCGCTTAAATCTTCAGCAGGTAGGGCCGTTGGTGGAGCATCTGCTCGGTAGCGGAGTCACGGGGCTGTACGTCTGCGGCAGCACCGGAGAAGGGATGTCGCTCAGCTGTGAAGATCGCCGATCGGTGACCGATGCCTTCGTCACCGCGGCTGCCGGCCGAGTCCCCGTGATCGTTCAGGTGGGGCACAATAGCCTTGACGATGCCAAGCAGTTGGCAGCCCATGCACAACAGGTCGGCGCCGACGCGATTTCCGCGACCTGCCCTTCCTATTTCAAAGTCGGAACGGTTGGCGGGTTGGTCGACAGCATGGCCGAAGTCGCGTCAGGAGCCCCGGAACTTCCTTTCTACTATTACCACATTCCGATGCTGACCGGATCCAAGATCGACATGGTTCCGTTTTTGACCGAAGGGGTCGCACGGATCCCGAATCTGGTCGGACTGAAATATACCGACACCGCGCTGCATGAGTTCCAGGAGTGCTTTGAGTTGCAGGATGGGCGATTCGATGTGGTGTGGGGCTGCGATGAAATGTTGTTGGGCGCCTTAGCAACAGGAGCGCAAGCGGCGATCGGCAGTACCTATAACATCGCCGCACCGTTGTATGCCCGCCTGATCGAAGCATTCGAAAAAGGAGATCTGCAGGAAGCCCGTCGTCTACAGGGGCTGTCGATCCAAATGATCCGCACCATCAACCTGTACCCCTTTCATCCCGCGATGAAAGCTGTCCTTAAAATGAAAGGCATCGACGTAGGAGGCTGCCGGTTACCTCAAGGAAAATTGACTGCGGAAGAAGCCAAGTCCCTGCAAAGCAAACTTCAGTCGATAGGCTTCTTCGATTGGTCCTAA
- a CDS encoding WD40/YVTN/BNR-like repeat-containing protein — MSHLLAPKRIIAYHLRGVAAVCCLLFLLCLGIGQQSLAAAPPVWQPFGPGGGGWIEDVVSHPTNPQEVWAMTDLSGLFRSQDAGVTWRKMSSDVERGVVARKQIVSHNRQFAIDPTEPNRMYWGVCGMIWSSQDGGVSWQASYGNPPAPGNDKRTGVGHAMTVANDGTVFALDHESVLRTSRDHGATWSELTKPPVAQNSSDTPAFPFCLADGTLCVACRPSAGLAVSNDGGNSWSTKLATSIILNACAAPAGTGHDGTLYAFDSTGRLHRSEDSGKTFVVIKETRHQWKPGLRFAGGLAVSKSGKVMLWALGETVVSMDWGESWTRHRIETNWQRGSYAGMNRYASPEGKCSALAVTADGNVWLKCDSSLMCRSTDDGVSWTGSTEGLQVLCYFQGAAVSPHSPHQAMVAALDQGVFKTSDDGKSWQPMRIQPEWWDDKWQNHDGSVVKAHPTKPETWFAIIHGHGGTRHPRLHRTDDGGESWRLVLDVKKKFGGDWGRWLSDAEMGDLCFDPINPNIIYLSNYQLGVLRSEDGGATWVHTLKAKNGLNLVTSPSGQHVYLQCLKRNGLYASHDRGLTWGITYAADGVDGLAHHPTDESTLFVNDGQHENYWSYKGQRPSKLLKSTDAGKTWNELARLDGGPLYVDPVKPSVMLTSTLHGRGILRSTDGGMTWHEFHFDAPSHTTRGFTYGGLPGSVLYHMFGNMARTTQLYK, encoded by the coding sequence ATGTCCCACCTGCTCGCACCAAAACGAATCATCGCGTACCACTTGCGCGGTGTGGCAGCGGTCTGTTGTCTGCTGTTTCTTCTTTGTCTGGGCATAGGTCAACAAAGTCTTGCCGCAGCCCCACCGGTATGGCAGCCTTTCGGTCCCGGTGGTGGCGGCTGGATCGAGGATGTCGTGTCCCATCCAACGAATCCACAGGAAGTCTGGGCGATGACGGATCTGAGCGGCTTGTTTCGCTCGCAGGATGCCGGCGTGACGTGGCGGAAGATGTCTTCGGACGTCGAGCGTGGTGTGGTGGCTCGGAAGCAGATCGTCTCGCATAACCGGCAGTTTGCCATTGATCCCACCGAGCCGAACCGAATGTACTGGGGTGTGTGCGGCATGATCTGGAGTAGTCAGGACGGCGGTGTGAGTTGGCAGGCCTCGTATGGCAATCCGCCTGCTCCGGGGAATGACAAGCGGACCGGCGTCGGTCACGCGATGACGGTCGCGAATGATGGGACGGTATTCGCGCTCGATCATGAAAGTGTGTTGCGTACGTCCCGCGATCACGGCGCAACTTGGAGTGAACTAACCAAGCCGCCGGTGGCACAGAATAGCAGCGACACGCCCGCGTTTCCTTTTTGCCTTGCCGATGGCACGTTATGCGTCGCCTGTCGCCCATCCGCGGGGCTCGCGGTTTCTAACGATGGTGGCAATTCTTGGTCAACCAAGCTTGCGACCAGCATTATCCTGAATGCATGTGCCGCACCCGCGGGCACCGGGCATGATGGCACGCTCTATGCGTTTGATTCCACGGGACGACTGCATCGCAGCGAAGATAGTGGCAAAACATTTGTCGTGATCAAAGAGACCCGGCATCAATGGAAACCCGGGCTCCGCTTCGCCGGAGGCTTGGCGGTTTCCAAATCAGGCAAGGTCATGCTCTGGGCGCTCGGCGAGACGGTGGTGAGTATGGATTGGGGGGAATCATGGACTCGGCATCGTATCGAAACAAATTGGCAGCGAGGCAGTTACGCTGGCATGAATCGGTATGCCTCGCCGGAAGGCAAGTGCAGTGCGCTCGCGGTCACTGCCGATGGAAACGTTTGGTTGAAGTGCGACAGCTCGTTGATGTGTCGGAGCACGGACGATGGTGTGAGCTGGACGGGTAGCACCGAAGGGCTGCAAGTGCTCTGCTATTTCCAAGGTGCCGCCGTGAGTCCCCATTCCCCGCACCAAGCCATGGTCGCAGCCTTAGATCAAGGTGTCTTCAAAACCAGTGACGACGGCAAGTCCTGGCAACCAATGCGAATTCAACCGGAGTGGTGGGATGACAAGTGGCAGAATCACGACGGTAGCGTCGTTAAAGCTCACCCGACGAAGCCGGAGACTTGGTTCGCCATCATCCATGGCCATGGCGGCACTCGGCATCCCCGTTTACATCGTACCGATGATGGTGGCGAATCCTGGCGTCTCGTTCTTGATGTGAAAAAAAAGTTCGGCGGCGATTGGGGTAGATGGCTGAGTGATGCCGAGATGGGGGATCTCTGCTTCGATCCCATAAACCCCAATATCATCTATCTGTCTAATTACCAGCTTGGTGTCTTGCGGAGCGAAGACGGTGGCGCGACGTGGGTTCATACGCTCAAGGCAAAGAACGGGCTCAACCTGGTGACCTCCCCGAGCGGGCAGCATGTTTATCTGCAATGCCTGAAACGTAACGGACTTTATGCCAGTCACGATCGTGGTCTGACCTGGGGCATCACTTATGCCGCAGATGGAGTCGACGGTCTTGCTCATCACCCAACGGATGAGAGCACGCTCTTTGTCAACGATGGACAGCACGAGAATTACTGGAGCTACAAGGGGCAGCGGCCCTCGAAGCTGCTCAAAAGCACTGACGCAGGGAAGACTTGGAATGAGCTCGCCCGGCTGGACGGCGGTCCACTCTACGTCGATCCCGTGAAGCCCAGCGTAATGCTAACCAGCACACTGCATGGACGCGGAATTCTGCGCAGTACGGATGGGGGAATGACGTGGCACGAATTTCACTTCGACGCCCCCAGTCACACGACACGCGGCTTCACTTACGGCGGCCTGCCCGGCAGCGTGCTGTACCACATGTTTGGGAACATGGCACGAACAACACAGCTTTATAAATGA
- a CDS encoding YHYH protein has translation MIHRFKPRLLTLSLMLGLLSFGSGCGPRGETIPQKVVQAVNPDHFVEESLVEPIRKEMRTLSDGSQAECYVITTKAVPPDHPLGPWAPKHVTDGEDKGGIWIKDGHVYNVSGEFVAHLDELYDDPEWNLVREDGSIKVTDTEEAFNLAARPNVDPRYENYAVECPPDVVEWKSYHNVYVIPVSPVYRSVTTDFHRVGDGHSPVGVAFNGVKYDPPAPIHMIIKAHTIAPFDHSGGHVNPHAGYHYHAATGKTKEIEQSDGHSPLIGYALDGFGIYAHLDTVGKEPEGLDECSGHYDDVRGYHYHAGAAGDNQIIGAFRGIAGSAEIVKPK, from the coding sequence ATGATCCATCGCTTCAAGCCGAGGCTTTTGACTCTGTCCTTGATGCTCGGTTTGCTCTCCTTCGGTTCTGGCTGCGGGCCGAGAGGCGAAACGATCCCTCAAAAGGTCGTTCAGGCAGTGAATCCCGATCACTTTGTCGAGGAAAGCTTGGTCGAGCCGATTCGGAAGGAGATGCGGACACTCAGTGACGGGAGCCAAGCGGAATGTTATGTGATCACCACCAAAGCCGTTCCTCCGGATCATCCGCTCGGTCCATGGGCACCCAAACACGTGACCGATGGCGAGGATAAAGGGGGTATTTGGATCAAGGATGGGCACGTCTACAACGTTTCTGGTGAATTTGTCGCTCACCTGGATGAGCTTTACGATGATCCTGAATGGAATTTGGTGCGGGAAGATGGAAGCATAAAAGTGACCGATACGGAAGAGGCTTTCAACTTGGCCGCGCGACCGAACGTTGATCCTCGTTACGAAAATTACGCGGTCGAGTGTCCGCCGGATGTGGTTGAGTGGAAGAGCTACCACAACGTGTACGTGATTCCAGTGAGCCCGGTTTATCGATCGGTCACGACCGATTTCCATCGGGTCGGCGACGGACATTCCCCAGTTGGAGTCGCGTTCAACGGCGTCAAGTACGATCCGCCAGCACCGATTCACATGATCATCAAAGCTCACACGATCGCGCCGTTTGATCATTCAGGCGGACACGTCAATCCACACGCCGGGTACCACTACCATGCTGCCACGGGGAAGACCAAAGAGATCGAGCAGTCGGACGGGCACTCACCATTGATCGGATATGCGCTGGATGGTTTTGGCATCTACGCTCACTTGGACACCGTCGGCAAGGAGCCAGAAGGCCTGGACGAGTGCAGCGGGCACTACGACGACGTTCGCGGCTACCACTATCACGCCGGTGCAGCAGGAGACAACCAAATCATCGGTGCGTTTCGAGGTATCGCAGGATCCGCCGAAATCGTCAAACCGAAGTGA
- a CDS encoding IS4 family transposase, with amino-acid sequence MCYQSFDSFRNRVHHARQCGDLYFASLLSKETIASAFGEATSILDAARVYNTSVTLWVFLSQVMSIHHGCVSAVTKLITYRVANRQRSCSAQTGAYCIARDKLDESAMHRLVTSSGQAIEAKAPNHWLWLGHRVITADGATVTMANTRDNQAEYPQLSSQAPGCGFPILRGVVLFALSTGVVLEMATGRYKGKLTHEVSLFRQIDQIIEETDVFLADRAYAGWFEMARVMQRDGHVVVRKHPMRRSDFRTGIRYGKDDHSIQIAKPLRPAWMSVEEYKTYPDFITIREIKIRIANTGFRTREIIVHTSLLDDTNYTKEDIATLFRRRWQAELNLRSLKTIMQMEHLRCKKPHRVRNEIRAHMLAYNLIRGVMAEVAIEGDVQPWQISFKSTLTTVSDMLPVLGLISNVDELCEVLYRCCLQHVVGNRPDRYEPRVLKRRPKIMQKPRHDYKPGEA; translated from the coding sequence GTGTGCTATCAATCGTTTGATTCGTTTCGCAATCGAGTCCATCACGCTCGCCAGTGCGGCGACTTGTACTTCGCGTCCCTTCTCTCCAAAGAGACTATCGCGTCGGCCTTTGGTGAGGCAACCTCGATTCTGGACGCGGCTCGAGTTTACAACACCTCGGTGACCCTGTGGGTGTTTTTATCGCAAGTAATGAGCATCCACCATGGTTGTGTCTCGGCAGTCACCAAGCTGATCACCTATCGAGTCGCCAATCGTCAACGATCATGCTCGGCGCAGACCGGTGCATACTGCATCGCCCGTGACAAACTCGACGAGTCTGCGATGCATCGCCTGGTAACGTCCAGCGGACAGGCAATCGAAGCCAAGGCTCCTAATCATTGGCTGTGGTTAGGACACCGAGTGATCACCGCCGATGGTGCGACCGTCACGATGGCGAACACGCGTGACAACCAGGCCGAATACCCGCAACTTTCCAGCCAAGCACCAGGCTGTGGATTCCCGATCCTGCGCGGCGTTGTCTTGTTCGCTTTGTCCACTGGAGTCGTACTGGAGATGGCGACGGGACGGTACAAAGGCAAGCTCACCCACGAAGTGAGTCTATTTCGGCAGATCGATCAAATCATTGAAGAAACCGACGTTTTCCTTGCCGATCGCGCGTATGCGGGGTGGTTCGAAATGGCGCGAGTCATGCAGCGCGACGGGCATGTAGTCGTTCGTAAACATCCAATGCGCAGGAGCGACTTTCGGACCGGCATTCGATACGGAAAAGACGACCACTCAATCCAAATCGCTAAGCCATTACGCCCGGCTTGGATGAGCGTCGAGGAGTACAAAACGTATCCCGACTTCATCACGATTCGCGAGATCAAGATTCGTATTGCCAACACAGGATTTCGAACACGCGAGATCATCGTTCACACGTCGCTTTTGGATGACACTAACTACACCAAAGAAGATATCGCAACTCTGTTTCGCAGGCGATGGCAAGCAGAGCTGAATCTGCGAAGCCTCAAGACGATCATGCAAATGGAACATCTGCGCTGCAAGAAACCGCATCGCGTTCGCAACGAGATTCGTGCGCACATGCTCGCCTACAATCTGATCCGCGGCGTGATGGCCGAGGTCGCGATAGAGGGCGACGTGCAACCTTGGCAAATCAGTTTCAAGTCAACGCTCACGACGGTGTCGGACATGCTGCCGGTGCTGGGTCTGATCAGTAACGTTGATGAACTGTGCGAAGTGCTGTATCGCTGCTGCTTGCAGCACGTCGTCGGCAACCGTCCGGATCGCTACGAACCCAGGGTGCTCAAGCGACGGCCAAAGATCATGCAGAAACCACGCCACGACTACAAACCCGGTGAAGCATAG
- a CDS encoding arylsulfatase: MNHVFTSIVFCLLFATNGLDVWAEPPSPQTTVAEDLPAASQKAHVKGDGGLSLTSQKPNIVLIMADDLGYGDLGCYGQKLISTPRIDQLAASGMRFTQAYAGAPVCTASRSVLMTGLHNGHTPARDNVPHYSTYFQEDDVTIAEVLKPAGYRCGGVGKWSLGDAGSVGRATHQGFDSWFGYLNQDHAHYYYPEYLDDDDGRFELTGNAASREHYSHDLLTDRALQFIRESQASPFFLYVAWTLPHFAAKDEDPDGLTVPTTAPYSDRDWDERSKKYAAMINMLDSDVGRILDLLSELELDENTLVIFTSDHGGHWSVPKPLKTNGALRGYKRDLTEGGIRVPFIARWTGTISANQTNQEVIAFQDMLPTFAELADVSPPQGIDGISVVDVMEGKKLDSTREFLYWDYGHCRARYDQAVRWKDWKGIRQGAGSDLQLYDLASDVSESHNIAANHPEIVRRIEAMMEGAVTPSERYPIGKRYRGGPLWTREK; the protein is encoded by the coding sequence ATGAATCACGTTTTCACGAGTATCGTCTTCTGCTTGCTTTTTGCAACCAATGGTCTGGACGTGTGGGCGGAACCGCCGAGTCCCCAAACTACTGTTGCAGAGGATTTGCCTGCAGCGTCTCAAAAAGCGCATGTGAAAGGTGACGGTGGCTTAAGCTTGACGTCGCAGAAACCGAACATTGTGCTAATCATGGCAGATGATCTCGGCTACGGCGATCTTGGTTGTTATGGTCAGAAATTGATTTCGACGCCGCGAATTGATCAATTGGCCGCCAGCGGAATGCGGTTTACTCAAGCCTATGCGGGTGCGCCCGTTTGCACCGCATCTCGAAGCGTCCTGATGACAGGTCTGCACAACGGACACACCCCTGCTCGGGATAACGTGCCACACTACAGCACCTACTTTCAGGAGGACGACGTCACGATTGCAGAAGTCCTCAAGCCTGCCGGTTATCGCTGCGGCGGAGTGGGCAAATGGTCGCTGGGAGATGCCGGGTCCGTGGGCAGAGCGACTCATCAAGGGTTTGATTCCTGGTTCGGTTATCTCAATCAGGACCACGCCCACTATTACTACCCAGAATACCTCGACGATGACGACGGCAGGTTTGAGCTGACCGGTAACGCGGCTTCAAGAGAACACTACAGCCATGACCTTCTGACCGATCGCGCCCTCCAGTTCATCCGGGAATCTCAAGCCAGTCCGTTCTTCCTGTATGTCGCGTGGACGTTGCCACATTTCGCTGCCAAAGATGAAGACCCTGACGGCCTTACCGTTCCCACGACAGCTCCCTACTCCGACCGAGACTGGGATGAGCGTTCCAAGAAGTATGCCGCCATGATAAACATGCTGGACAGCGATGTGGGTCGAATCCTGGACCTGCTTAGTGAACTGGAACTCGACGAGAACACCTTGGTCATCTTCACCAGCGACCATGGTGGCCATTGGTCTGTGCCCAAACCACTCAAAACAAATGGGGCGCTTCGTGGTTACAAACGGGACCTGACCGAAGGTGGCATTCGCGTTCCCTTTATCGCGCGCTGGACCGGAACCATTTCCGCCAACCAAACCAATCAGGAAGTGATTGCGTTTCAAGATATGTTGCCGACCTTCGCGGAATTGGCCGACGTAAGTCCGCCGCAGGGCATTGATGGGATTTCCGTCGTGGATGTCATGGAGGGCAAAAAACTCGATTCGACGCGTGAGTTTCTCTATTGGGATTACGGGCACTGCCGAGCCCGTTACGATCAGGCGGTTCGCTGGAAAGATTGGAAGGGAATTCGGCAGGGAGCGGGAAGTGATCTCCAGCTCTACGATCTCGCGAGCGATGTCTCTGAATCCCACAACATCGCTGCGAACCATCCCGAAATTGTGCGGCGGATCGAAGCCATGATGGAGGGCGCTGTGACGCCCAGCGAGCGATACCCCATCGGAAAACGATACCGCGGCGGACCACTGTGGACTCGCGAAAAATGA